The stretch of DNA GTACCCGTGGAGGGTGCGCGGGCGTGAGGCGCTGGCCTACTTGCCGCACTGGGATCCTGTGCCCCAAGACTATAGCGATGTCACGTGGGACTTCTCCCATGCTGCCACGGCCGACGCTTCCAGTCTTGATGCCGTCGTGGCGCTGGGGAAGCGGCTGCGGCATATCCACCTCACGGACGGCACTGCCTCGACCAAGGACCAGCACTTGATCCCCGGGCATGGCACACAGGAGTGCGTTGAAGTACTTCAGCACATTGCCAACAACGGGTTCGACGGCGCTGTTGTGGCTGAAATCTCCACTCGTAAGGCCAAGGGTGCGGGGCAACGCGAAGAGTGGCTGGCTGAAACCCTCGAATTTGCCCGGGTGCACTTGGGACAGACCCTGCAGTAGCCTGAGTCTGATCTGTACCCTGAGTCTGACGTTGGGTCCAGTGCAGGTACCTTGGCTGGGCCCACACTGCTGGGCCCACACTGCTGGGTCCACACAGCGGGGCTGGGCTATTGCGGGGTCCTCATGCGCCCATGTAGCGGTTCAGTAGGGGCAGTGGATGTAAAGGGCGTTAACGCGAAATCGCCGGAGATCTCGAGCCAGTGGATGGGGAATCACTGGCGAGATTTCCGGCGATTTGACTGGCCTTCAGGACAGGACCAGTCCGATCATCACTCGCACCCTTATGAGGTATTTAAAGACTACGACTCGCGGTTGAGAATAGCCCGGGCATCAGCTGTGCGTTTGCCCTTAACAGTTTTAGCTGGTTGACGGGACTGAATCCGCCAGCCAGTGAACTCTCCGGTTGCGCGCCGCGGCGTGGCAAAGAAAGATAGGAAATGATGAAAAGATTGTGTTTCTTGGCTGCGGCTCAATGGGTGAAGCCATTTTGGGCGGCATGCTTGCAGCGGGAGTGCCGCCAACGTCAGTGGTGGTGACTGTCCGACGCCCCGAGAGGGCCAACGAACTGGCTACCCGCCATGGTGTCACCGCGTTGGCTTCCAATGAAGAAGCCGCCGCCAATGTCCAAGCTGTGCAAGGTGCTAGCGTGGTGATCCTGGGTGTGAAGCCCGTGGGAACCATTGAGCTGTGCCACGAAGTTGCCGCCTCCGTTGATGCTAATGCGGTTGTTATCAGCATTGCTGCCGCAGTATCGCTGGCGCAGCTAGAAGGTGCTTTGACTCCGGGACAGCCCGTGGTGCGCTCCATGCCCAATACGCCGCTGAAAGTTGGTCGCGGTGTGGTTGGACTCTCTGCGGGTTCTTCTGCTGAGGAACATCATTTGGCAGCTGCCCACGAGGTNTTTGACGGCTCAGGCGTGGTGCTGGATATCCCAGAGGAGCAACAAAACGCAGTATCGGCCATCAGCGGTTCAGGCCCGGCCTACGCGTTCTACCTAGCCGAAGCCATGGCGGCAGCGGCGGTGGACTTGGGACTTTCACCTGAAGTTGCCCAAATTCTGGGCCGTGAAACTGTTGCCGGAGCCGGGCTCATGCTGGCGCAACCCGGAGCCAACGCCACCGAGTTGCGCCGTGCCGTCACGAGCCCGCGCGGCACTACAGAGCAGGCAATTGCCACGTTCGAGAGGCTGGACCTGGCCGGGGTGGTACTGGCCGGTGCGAAAGCTGCGGCTGCACGAGCCGCTGAGATTACGGCTGAGCTCGGCGAAAAATAGCTTCTCAACACTTCAGGATCACCATGTTCTCTTCCGCTGCAAAGACATCAGCAGTGGATGAGAACATGGTGATCATGCAGGACGGACGCGGCGGTTAATGCCCAGCTTCTAGGGCCAGCAGCAGTGCTTNTGCCTCCACGCCACCCAAATACGCGCCTTGGTGCCCGTCCGAGCGGACCACCCGGTGGCACGGCACCACCAGTGGCAGCGGATTGCGGGCACATGCGGTTCCCACTGCCCGCACAGCCCGGGGACTGGATGTCATCGCCGCCACCGCAGCATAACTGGCAGTATGTCCGTAGCCAATGTGCGGCAAATGGGTCAGCACCTCACGCCTAAAACCTTGGGCCAGCCTCAAATCCAATGGCACATCAAAATGATGACGTCGCCCTGCAAAGTACTCCGCCAACTCCAAGGCCACCGTGTCCAAACGCTCCGGGGCGGCCAGGATGCGCGGGCTGAGGTTATCAGCCAAAGACTGTAGGACCGCATCGTGTCCCTCACTGGCAAAAGCGACGCGCACCAGACCCACCTCGGTGCTTGCCAACAGCAGCTGTCCCACGGNGGAGTCCACCACCCTATAAGCGACATCGAGCAATCCGCTGGTCTGTGCTGCGGCTCGCAGCGAGTGCCGCAAGCGTTGCAGCCTCTGTTCCTCGTCCTTGGTTACCTGCGCAAAGTCACTCATCGGTGGTTCCTTCCTGGGTTTCCAGCAGCGCCCGTAAAGCCTTCATGCCGTCCGAAGCTGACCTTCTGGCTGCCGCTTCAGATTTCTCTAATAATTGAGCCACTGCCGCATAGCGCAGGCCAGCTAGATGGTGGTACACCACGGCCTCACGTTGCCCTGGCGGCAGTTGCGCCAAGGCCGCCCAAATGACGGCGGAGTCAGCCGCCGCTTCAGCAGCATGGACGACGGCGTCCCCACCGTCATGCCGTTCTCCCATGCTGGGTTCCGGGTCACCACGGTGGTCTATGCCCGGGCCGAAGGGATCAGCGAGAAGGGNGAGCCTTCCAGCACGCCGGTGGTGATCGATGGCTTTGTTCCGTGCGATGGTGATCAGCCAAGCCTCCCTGTTGCGGACCTCAGAAGAAGCGGGGTAGCTGCGCAAGGCGGCGATGAACGTTTCCTGCCAGATGTCCTCGGCGTCGTTGAGCCCCACCATGGCCCGGCACACCCGCAGAACTGCGGTCCCATGGGTAGTGACTAAAACCTCGAAGGGTGGCAGGGCTTTAGGGGTTGCCGTCGGTCTGCGGCTGCAACCGTGGTTGCGCCCACCGTTACCTCGGGTGGATCAACTCCGGCTGCTTTTGAGCTGACCGAGCCTGCACCGGGCTTGCTCAAAACAAGGCTTCAGTGTGTGTCCGGCCAGGGTTCTCCAACTCCAGCAGGAACTGTTTGCGTTCAAGCCCACCGGCGTAGCCAACCAGTGATCCATCGGATCCCACCACCCTGTGGCAGGGGACGATGATGCTGAGCGGGTTGCGACCGTTGGCTGAGCCCACGGCCTGTGCCATCGATTTATCGCCCAANNAAGCAGCCAGCTCACCGTAAGTGCGCAGTTCTCCGTAAGGAATCTCGCCCAACGCTGCCCAAACTCTTTGTTGGAAGGGACTGCCCAAGGNGGCAAGTGGAAGCGAAAACTCTTCTCTGGAGCCAGTGAAATAGTCACCCAATTGTTCCGCTGCGGTAGCAAGCACCGGGGATGAGGTCCCGGATACCTGCTGGCCTAATGTCTCCTGGGCTGGCCTGCGCTTATGTTCGGCCATGTACACGGCCTGCAGGCCGGTGCAGTTCTCCACAAGTGTCAACAGGCCCAGGGGCGAGTCAATAATCATGTGCTTGATCATGAAAATACCTCCTGTCCGGTAGACGCAGGGCGTGGCAAAAGCGTGAGGTTAGGGCCGGGATGCGAACCGTTCGAGCAAGTCCACGTAGCCGGAGACAATGAGCATGTCACGGCTTGAAACACGCGTGCTCGGCTGTGCATAGGTAAAGTCTTCGCCCGGTGACTTCACACCCACCACTGTCACGCCGTACTTGGAACGGACCTTGGACTCCTCGAGAGTGAACCNCTGTGTTTCCTTGGGTGGGTACATCTTCACGATGGCAAAATCGTCGTCGAACTCGATGAAGTCAAGCATGCGCCCACCCACTAAGTGTGCCGCGCGGACACCGGCATCAGCCTCGGGGTAGATGACGTGGTTAGCGCCGATGCGGGTCAGGATTTTTCCGTGGGACTGCGTGATCGCCTTCACCCACAGGTGCGCAATCCCCAAATCCACCAGGTTCACGGTGATCAGCACGCTGGATTCGATGGACGTTCCCACGCCCACCACGGCGGAGCTAAAGTCTTGTGCACCGAGCTGGCGCAGTGCGTCAATATTGGTGGCGTCGGCCTCCACCACGTGGGTGAGGACACCGGCCCACTTTTGCACTAGGGCTGGGTCGCGTTCGATCGCCAGTACTTCACGGCCCTGTTTAACCAGTTGGTGGGCGGTGGCCGCACCGAAACGGCCCAAGCCAATGACTAAAACCGGCGCATTGTGGGGCGGACGGTTGCTGGAGTCTATTTTCTCAGCCAATGATGGGCCTCTCTTCCGGGTAGTGGTATAGCTGGCGGCGCTGGCGCAGGGCCAGGGCAGCGGCAAGGGTGATGGTGCCGACGCGGCCAAAGAACATCATGGCACTAAGGACATATTTGCCCGACGGCGGAAGCTCGCCGCTGAGCCCGGTACTCAGCCCCACGGTGGCGAAGGCTGAGATGGTCTCAAAGAGGACCCTATCCAGGGCTTCCCNCGAGATCGCCAGCAGCAGCCCACAGGCGATCATGACGAACGTTGCCCNCATCATGATCACCGAGATAGCTACCCGCATGGTGCCCTGCGGGATGGTGCGTCCGTAGATCTTTACGTCATTGTCGCCACGAGCCTCTGCCACGATCGCCAGGAACATTACGGCCAAGGTGGTGACTTTGATACCGCCGGCGGTAGAAGCAGAACCGCCACCCACAAACATCAGGGCATCAGTGAGCAACATGGTGGAGGAATTCATGGCGTTCATGTCCACCAGGTTGAAGCCAAGCGAGCGGGTCATGACAGAGGCAAAGACCGAGTGTGTGATCTTATCGCCCACACTCATGCCGCCGATGGTAGCGGGATNTTCCCATTCCATGGCGGCCCACAAGATGGCGCCAGCCACTAAGAGCATCAATGAGACCTGGATGGTCAGCTTGGCGTGCAGAGTCCACTNTTTGAAACGGAATCCGGTGGCCAGCAGGACCATCAGCACCGGGAAGCCCAGACTGCCAATGAACCCGCCGATCATCAACGGGGTGAGTATCCACAGGTCGGCTTCGTAAGGAACAACGCCGTCTGAGTGCGGTGTGAAACCTGCATTGTTAAACGAGGAAATGGAGTAGAACGTGGCATGCCAGATAGCTTCGGGAAGGGACTCGCCCAAGATCANAAAGCGTGGCGCCAGCGTCAGTGCAAGCACGATTTCAATGGCTACAGAGGTACTGATGACAATCCGCAACAGCGTACCGACTTCGCCCAGACGCCCGGCATTCATGGCCTCTTGAGCGATGAGCTTCCCGCGTACGCCCAGCCTCTTACTGACCATCAAGGACAGGAGGGAGGCTAATGTTAAGATACCCAAACCGCCAACAAAGATACCGACCAGGATGACAACCTGACCAANAAATGACCAGTGTAACGCGGTGGAGACGGTAGTTAGCCCCGTCACGCAGACAGCCGATACCGCGGTAAAGAGGGCATCATGAAATGCAGTGACCTGGCCGTCACGGGCAGCCAATGGCAGGCGCAAAGCCAAGGTGAAGATGAGAATAACAAGGGCAAAGACGATCAGTGCCAACCGGGCCGGTGAGCTATTTGCAACTCTGTCGATAAAGTCGCGGACACTCACGAAAACTCTTGACGGCCATCGCGGCAGCCACTGGGGAAGAGTTGAATTAGCTGTCAACGCCGCGCTGCCTCTCCTGCCATGAAATGTTGNCGAAGCCGCGGATACGGCAATTGTGGACAGACTTAGGTAGCCTGTGATGGATGTCATCCTTTGCCAGCACCGGGCCAGCAGCCGTCCCGACAAGCATAGTCTGCGATGCGGCCATGTCTGCGTACAATTTTGGCCCCAATCATCCTATGTCACCCAAGCGCCTTGACCTCACCGCAACATTGGCGCGTGAGTTGGGAATCTTTGACCTGCCCCAGGTAGACGTTGTGGAGTCCTATGTGGCCTCCGACGACGAACTGGCTGCAGTGCACACGCGTGACTACATCGCTGCTGTGCGCCGTGTGGGAGCGGACCCGACACTCAGTGATCCCGAGCGCGGACTTGGTACTGAAGACGATCCAGTCTTTGCCGGCATCCACGAAGCCAGCGCAAGGTTAGGTGGCGGTTCCTTGGTGGCTGCCAACGCTTTGATCAGCGGAGCTGTGCCACGAGCAGTGAACTTTGGCGGTGGCATGCACCACGCCTTCGCCGGCAAGGCCAGTGGCTTNTGCATCTATAACGACACGGCGTTAGCTATTCAGAAACTGCTTGACTCAGGCGTTTCTAAAGTTGCCTACATTGACATAGATGCGCATCATGGCGATGGTACTGAGCGCATCTTNTGGGACGATCCGCGGGTGCTGACAATTTCCCTGCACGAATCAGGGATGACGTTATTTCCAGGCACAGGGTTTGCCAATGATCTTGGCGGGCCGGAGGCCGTNGGGTCTGCAGTGAACGTCGCGCTGCCAGCTGGCACCTCAGATGCCGGGTGGCTGCGAGCCTTCCACGCCGTCGTGCCTCAACTGGTGGAAGCATTCGCCCCAGAGGTCATTGTCAGCCAGCACGGCTGCGACTCGCACCGTGACGATGAATTGACGCACCTGGTCACCTCAGTTGACGGGCAGCGGGAGGCAGCACTGAGTATCGCGGCGTTGGCGGAGAAAGTGTGCGGCGGGCGGTGGATTGCCACAGGTGGTGGCGGATACAACATTGTCAGTGTGGTGCCGCGGGTGTGGTCGCACCTGATGGCGATTGTGGCAGGGAAGCCTGTTCCGTTGCGCACTGCCGTGCCGGAAACGTGGCGGAGCTATGTGGCGCANAAATACGGGAAGGTTGCGCCGCTGCTCATGGGTGAGGATGCAGACACGTGGTGGCGGTCCTGGGAAGTGGGTTACAACCCTTCCGATGCGCTGGATAGGACCGTCATGGCAACACGTAAGGCTGTGTTCCCGCTGTACGGTCTAGACCCGTGGTTTGACTAGTCCCCACGCCCTCCCAAACCTCAGCCGCTGGCGCGTCTAAGGTTTGGGCCCCTCGGTGCGTGGGCCCACCCACAGTCCTGTCACTGACACAAACTTGGCTTTCAAGATGCTGTGACCGGCATATGTCGCTAGGGTAGTGGGATGGTTGCAGAAAAGTCTTTGCGGTAATCGCCGAAAGTACCCGTCGGGACATCTTGGAAGCCTTGGCGCAGGAAAGCAAAGCTGTGGGCCAGCTCGTTGATGAACTNGGGGTTTCCCAGCCCACTGTCTCCAAGCACCTGCGCGTCCTGCGTGAAGCCGGTGTGGTGACAATGCGCGCCCAGGGGCAAAAGCGCTTTTATGGCATCAACACTGGTCCGCTTGCCTTGGTTTCAATCTGGCTGGAATCGCTAGGTGCTGGCGCGGACGCACTGGCAGGCGCGGCGGCACGGGAAGTGCAACCGGCCAAGACCCGGCAGAGCTCCAGTCTGGCCGTGGCACAAGAATCCCTGGTGGACCAGCCTGAAAAGCAAGCTGTAAGCGTTAATGCGGCACACAATCAACCGGTTCATCCCGCAGCTAAGCCTTCGGTTCCCACNGGGGCCAGTAAAACTCTCGTGAACGCTGGCCAGCTGGCAGCCACGCCAGAGGCCGTAACGGGAACGTCAGTGACGGCTACGGCTCCTGCCGCAATTGCCGGGCCCACACCGGCAGTAGCCGCACAGGTTGAGGTTCATAAGCCAGCGAATGGTTCCGTACCCGCGGTGGCACCGGCGACAGCCGTAGTTTCTGTCCCTGTCGCCTCCAAACAAATGGCACCAGTTGTGCAATCGAACGAAAGTGACGGCGGCATGCCCGGGCAGATCGGTCGCAGCGTAGGCCGGGCCGCCAACAAGGCAGCCGATCTGCTAGCGAACCTGCCTGCCTTGCCGACGTTTAGGCGCCGGAAAGACTAAGCATTCCTTGCAGCACAGGCTGTGACCGGCAAATCTATGTGTGATCATGCATATAATATCAATTCCTGAGAAAAATTAGTGTAAGTGGCCCCGTGACTGGAAAATTACCACTGAGCATATTTATGCGCCTAGCTTTGGCGCCTCACCCTTTCAGGAGACTCATGGATACCAGGCTCGAAGCCATCCGGGAGCAAGTTTTAGCCCGCAACCCCGGCGANAAAGAATTCCACCAGGCAGTGCTTGAAGTNTTTGAAAGCCTCGGCCCGGTTCTGGATAAGCATCCAGAGTTCGTTGATGCTGCCGTACTGCAGCGTTTGTGCGAGCCCGAGCGCCAGATCATCTTCCGTGTTCCGTGGATGGATGATGCTGGCCGCGTGCAGATCAACCGTGGTTTCCGTGTTGAGTTCAACTCGGCCCTGGGCCCGTACAAGGGCGGACTGCGCTTCCACCCGTCCGTCTACCTGGGCATTGTGAAGTTCCTCGGATTCGAGCAGATCTTCAANAACGCACTGACAGGCATGCCCATCGGCGGCGGCAAGGGCGGGTCTGACTTTGACCCGCGCGGCAAGTCCGACGCCGAGGTGATGCGCTTCTGCCAGAGCTTCATGACCGAGCTCTACCGCCACATCGGTGAGTACACCGATGTCCCCGCGGGTGACATCGGCGTGGGCGGCCGTGAGATCGGCTACCTCTTTGGCCAGTACAAGCGCATCACCAACCGCTACGAGTCCGGTGTCTTGACCGGCAAGGGTATCGGTTGGGGCGGCTCGCTGGTACGTCCGGAAGCCACGGGCTTTGGCACCGTGATGTTTACCCAGGAAATGCTCAAGACCCACGGTACCTCCCTTGATGGGCAGCGCGTGGTGGTTTCAGGTTCCGGTAACGTAGCAACCTTCGCCATCGCCAAGGCTCAGCAGTGGGGCGCCAAGGTTGTGGCGTGCTCGGATTCCTCCGGCTACATTGTGGACGAGAACGGCATTGATGTTGCGCTGCTGCGCCAGATCAAGGAAAAGGAACGCGGCCGTCTGAAGGAGTACGCTGTTCGCCGCGGAGCATCCGTCAGCTACGTTGAGGGAGGCTCCGTGTGGGACGTCAACGCTGCTGTGGCCCTGCCTTGTGCAACCCAGAATGAAATCAACACCGAAGCAGCCACTCGCATGGTGAAGAACGGCCTTGTTGCGCTGGCCGAAGGTGCCAACATGCCTTCCACCAGCGGTGCCATCGCCGTCTTCCAAGAAGCTGGAGTCCTGTTTGCCCCGGGCAAGGCAGCCAACGCCGGCGGCGTTGCAACCTCCGCCTTGGAAATGCAGCAGAACGCCAGCCGCGACGCATGGACGTTCGAGCATACTGAAGATCGCCTTCACAAGATCATGGTCGGCATCCACGACCGTTGCGCCGAGACTGCAGACACCTACGGCTCGCCGGGGAACTACGTGGTGGGCGCTAACATCGCCGGCTTCGTCAAGGTTGCCGACGCCATGCTGGCTCAGGGTCTGATCTAAGCCGAGCCTGCCACTTCGCAGCCTGTGCAAGTGCGACGGCGCGTCCCCACGTGCGTGGGGACGCGCCTTTGTTTTGCTTCCCTTGTCTTTATGTTCGTGGCACAATCCTGCTGCCAGATACGGCACAAAATGACGTAGGGTCAGTGGGGCAAGCGGCTAAGTCGACGAACCTGTTTGAGGGTCCCGAAAGAAGCTCATATGAACATCGCTCTCACGGCTGGCTTCTGTGCCCCAACGCCAACACTCCCTGCGCCAACACCGCCTGCAGCAGCATCCGTGGGGTTGCGCGGACGCTACGGCTATCTGGATCTCTGCGCGCATTCCGTATGAAGCCGGTAAACGCATGAGCGAGGCGCCCGGCTCAGAACCGGTGCTGTACCACAATAAGATGTCGGTGGAATCCCTAGCCGAGTGGGTCCGTGAAGGGCCAGCGACCGTCACGGACGGCCTTGGCGGNGCCGTACTCAGTAGTGCCGCTGACCCCGATGAGATGGGAGCCCACGCCCATTTTGTCCTGTGGTGCCCGGAGATCTTCCCTGACAGGATCAGAATTTCCTGGGACTACCATCCCATTGATGGCCAGGGCCTTGCCATGGTGTTCTTTGGGGCGCAGGGAAGCGCGGGACGGGACATNTTTTCCCCTGAGCTTGCTCCGCGGACCGGGTTCTATCCGCAGGACCATTCCTCGGACATCTCTGCGCTGCATGTGTCCTACCAGCAGCGTAAGTTCGCTTCCGAGCGTGCATTCCGTACCTGTAACCTGCGTAANAGCCCTGGCGGTCACCTGGTAGCCCAAGGCGCAGATCCGCTGCCAAGCCCTGAAGATGCTGACGGNTTTTACCGTGTTGAAGTCTGCAAGGACGGCCCGCAAGTCACGCTGAGCATCAACGGGTTGCAGATNTTTCATTGGCTGGAAGACGATGCCGCCACCGGCCCGCAAATCGGCGGNGGATATCTGGGATTCCGCCAGATGGCCCCGGTGCGGGCAGCCTACAANAACCTGACGGTCACCAGAATAGACTGAGGCGCACCCGTTGGCTCGGCGGTGACGCGCACCCAAAGGCACGCTCCCGCTGGACGCACACGTAATCACAGATACGCTGGGACTAGCGCCGGCAAATAAGGGCTCGGCCAACTCGCGAGGAGAGTGAATCGTGGTCAGTGCAACGGCGCCTGAACATGTGGTTGTTGTTGGTGCAGGGATCATCGGATTGTCCACTGCCTGGTATTTGCAGGAGCACGGGATCAAAGTCACGGTGGTTGACCGCGGNGGCGTGGCCTCTGGTTCATCCTGGGGTAACGCAGGCTGGCTTACTCCGGCACTGACGCTGCCCTTGAGCGAACCTGCCGTGTTGACCTATGGGCTCAAGGCCATGCTGGATCCGGCATCNCCGCTGTACATTCCCGTCTCAACCGATCCCTCGCTGCTGAAATTCTTGCTCGGCTTCGCCCGCAACTGCACACCGGGTAAATGGCGTGCAGCCATGGCGGTATTCGCGGAGGTTGGCCGCACGGGGATGGACGCCTTCGATGAGATGGCTGCCGGGACACCTGCCGTCGCCGAGCCCACGCATCCGGCTGACCCTTTCCTGACTGGCTTCGCCTCGCTCAAGGACCGCGACGCCCTGGTCAAGGAATTCCATGTCATCCGCGAAACCGGCGGCCACGTCGATTTCAACCTCATGACGGGTGAAGAAATCAGTGCACTTGAACCCACTCTGGGATCNGGGGTTGTTGCCGGAATTGAAATTCGCAACCAACGCTTCATCAACCCGCCGGCGTTCATGGAATCCTTGGCCAGCACAGTCGCAGCCCGCGGAGCCACCATTGTGAACGCCTTCAACGTACTCGATGTCCGGGACACCGGAAGCGGCGTTGAGGTGATTGGTTCGGAAGGACGATCGCTGAAGGCAGACGCCGTCGTACTCGCCACAGGCGCTTGGCTAGGTGCCCTCGCCCGTAAATTTGGTGTGAACCGGGTGGTCCAGGCTGGCCGCGGTTACAGTTTCACGGTAGTCCCCGATGCCATGCCCAGCCACCCCATCTACTTCCCGGCCCAACGGGTGGCCTGCACGCCGCTNGGGGACAGGTTCCGGGTTGCAGGGATGATGGAGTTCCGCAATGTTGATGCGCCCCTGGATCCGCGGCGCATCAAGGCCATTGTGGAAGCTGCCTCGCCCATGTTTACCGGCATCAATTGGGAGGACCGCGCCGAGGAATGGGTGGGGTCCAGGCCCTGCACCACGGATGGATTNCCCTTAGTNGGGGCCACCCGGTCTCCGCGTGTCCACGTGGCCGGCGGCCATGGCATGTGNGGGATCGCACTGGGTCCACTGACCGGCAAGATGGTTGCAGCAGAGCTGACGGGAAACACTCCGCCGGCGACAATGCGGCACTTCAACCCGCTGCGCTAAAGCATAGGAGCGACCTGCCGGATTGGCCTGACCAGCCCGGCAGGTGTGGTGCAGTCCATGGGTAATCCGTGGGGGCGCGGGCTAGCCCAGCAGGGCACTGCATGGGTGCGGCCAGGGTCTGCGCGCTTCATTATCGATGCTGCCGATACGCCACCCGTCAGCGGGTTCTGTGGCGCACACAGGACTGATCACCCGCGGCCCTAGACGCGCGGGAAAACTACTATCGTCTACGTCTGATCCTGCCGGTCTTGGGCTGTCTCTGTCCGGCCTTAACCGTGTACGCATCAGTCAACGCCGCTGGCGCAGCCGCACCGCAGCTGTTAAACGCAGTTCCTGGCACAGGACATGGAGTTCTACCGCTCTAGCAACCACGAAGGTGGGCAAGAACACCACAGGCTCCGGCACTTACATTACGTAGCCGATTTGCTGGCTGGATAATTTCGGGGCTAAGGTGTGGGCATGACAAAGAATTGGTATGCGTATTTTCGTTGGCTCTGGAGGGGCCCGCGTCTAACTGACACGCATCCAATCACCTTCAGAGCCAACAGGACAGAGAATTCATTCTCTGTCCTTCGCCATTTTCAGGCGGGCTCCGAAGAGGGCTCGCTGCCAGCCCCACTAAAAGGAAATCTTCCCCATGAGCATCACAGCAGCCAGTGAAACCACCGATTCAACAGTTCCGCACACCACCGCGAACCTGCGGGTCAGCCAGTTCACGGAACTGCCGTCACCAACCCAGCTGGCAGAAAAGCTGCCGCTGGATGCGCACGCAAGCAACGTCGTCGAACGGGGCCGTGACCAGGTCCGGGCCATCATGGACGGGCTCGATGACAGGCTGCTGGTTGTGGTGGGACCCTGCTCCATCCATGACACCTCGGCCGGTCTGGAATACGCCGCCCGGTTGGCTGAAAGTGCCAAGGAGTACGAAGCGGACCTGCTTATTGTGATGCGCGCCTACTTCGAAAAGCCGCGCACCACAGTGGGCTGGAAGGGCCTGATCAATGACCCTGCCCTCGATGGCAGTCATGACGTGGCCACAGGCCTGGAAATGGCACGCGAATTCCTGCTGAACGTGGCCGCCCTGGGCCTGCCTACCGGCACCGAATTCCTTGAACCGATCAGNCCCCAGTACACGGCGGATTTGATCTCCTGGGGCGCCATCGGGGCCAGGACCACGGAGAGTCAGATCCATCGCCAGCTTTCTTCAGGATTATCCATGCCCATCGGCTTCAAAAACGGCACCGACGGTGACCTGCAGGTAGCCCTAGATGCCTGCAACGCCGCAAGTGCAGCACAGTCGTTCCTGGGCATCGACGGCAATGGCCGGGCCGCACTGGTGAGCACCGCAGGCAACCAGGACACCCACGTGATCCTGCGCGGTGGCCGCAAGGGACCCAACTACCACGCGGGTGATGTTGCAGAAGCCTCAGCCAAGGCCACTGGCGCAGCCGTCAACCCGCGCCTGATCGTTGATGCCAGCCACGCCAATTCCGGGAAGAGCCATCACCGCCAAGCCGAGGTTGCGTTGGAAATTGGTGCTCAGCTGGAGACCGGGGACGCTTCGGCGCAAACCATTGCCGGCATCATGCTCGAGAGTTTCCTCGTGGGTGGCGCCCAGAGCCTAGATGTGGACAAGGTTGCCGCCGGGCAAGCGGAGCTGACCTACGGTCAGAGCGTTACTGACGCTTGCATGGATTGGGCTATCACAGCCGATGTCCTGGCAAACCTGGCCCGCAGCTCACGAGCACGCCGTACCGGCGCTACGGCACAAACGGTAGGGGTGTAGGTGGTGGTAACGGGGAAGCGCGCACGGTGAGCTGGTGACCCGCTGCTTAC from Arthrobacter polaris encodes:
- a CDS encoding TrkA family potassium uptake protein; translated protein: MAEKIDSSNRPPHNAPVLVIGLGRFGAATAHQLVKQGREVLAIERDPALVQKWAGVLTHVVEADATNIDALRQLGAQDFSSAVVGVGTSIESSVLITVNLVDLGIAHLWVKAITQSHGKILTRIGANHVIYPEADAGVRAAHLVGGRMLDFIEFDDDFAIVKMYPPKETQXFTLEESKVRSKYGVTVVGVKSPGEDFTYAQPSTRVSSRDMLIVSGYVDLLERFASRP
- a CDS encoding methylated-DNA--[protein]-cysteine S-methyltransferase, which codes for MSDFAQVTKDEEQRLQRLRHSLRAAAQTSGLLDVAYRVVDSXVGQLLLASTEVGLVRVAFASEGHDAVLQSLADNLSPRILAAPERLDTVALELAEYFAGRRHHFDVPLDLRLAQGFRREVLTHLPHIGYGHTASYAAVAAMTSSPRAVRAVGTACARNPLPLVVPCHRVVRSDGHQGAYLGGVEAXALLLALEAGH
- a CDS encoding acetoin utilization protein AcuC, producing MSAYNFGPNHPMSPKRLDLTATLARELGIFDLPQVDVVESYVASDDELAAVHTRDYIAAVRRVGADPTLSDPERGLGTEDDPVFAGIHEASARLGGGSLVAANALISGAVPRAVNFGGGMHHAFAGKASGXCIYNDTALAIQKLLDSGVSKVAYIDIDAHHGDGTERIXWDDPRVLTISLHESGMTLFPGTGFANDLGGPEAVGSAVNVALPAGTSDAGWLRAFHAVVPQLVEAFAPEVIVSQHGCDSHRDDELTHLVTSVDGQREAALSIAALAEKVCGGRWIATGGGGYNIVSVVPRVWSHLMAIVAGKPVPLRTAVPETWRSYVAXKYGKVAPLLMGEDADTWWRSWEVGYNPSDALDRTVMATRKAVFPLYGLDPWFD
- a CDS encoding methylated-DNA--[protein]-cysteine S-methyltransferase, whose translation is MIKHMIIDSPLGLLTLVENCTGLQAVYMAEHKRRPAQETLGQQVSGTSSPVLATAAEQLGDYFTGSREEFSLPLAXLGSPFQQRVWAALGEIPYGELRTYGELAAXLGDKSMAQAVGSANGRNPLSIIVPCHRVVGSDGSLVGYAGGLERKQFLLELENPGRTHTEALF
- the proC gene encoding pyrroline-5-carboxylate reductase, with the translated sequence MGNDEKIVFLGCGSMGEAILGGMLAAGVPPTSVVVTVRRPERANELATRHGVTALASNEEAAANVQAVQGASVVILGVKPVGTIELCHEVAASVDANAVVISIAAAVSLAQLEGALTPGQPVVRSMPNTPLKVGRGVVGLSAGSSAEEHHLAAAHEVFDGSGVVLDIPEEQQNAVSAISGSGPAYAFYLAEAMAAAAVDLGLSPEVAQILGRETVAGAGLMLAQPGANATELRRAVTSPRGTTEQAIATFERLDLAGVVLAGAKAAAARAAEITAELGEK
- a CDS encoding RNA polymerase sigma factor; amino-acid sequence: MPPFEVLVTTHGTAVLRVCRAMVGLNDAEDIWQETFIAALRSYPASSEVRNREAWLITIARNKAIDHHRRAGRLXLLADPFGPGIDHRGDPEPSMGERHDGGDAVVHAAEAAADSAVIWAALAQLPPGQREAVVYHHLAGLRYAAVAQLLEKSEAAARRSASDGMKALRALLETQEGTTDE
- a CDS encoding TrkH family potassium uptake protein; the protein is MSVRDFIDRVANSSPARLALIVFALVILIFTLALRLPLAARDGQVTAFHDALFTAVSAVCVTGLTTVSTALHWSFXGQVVILVGIFVGGLGILTLASLLSLMVSKRLGVRGKLIAQEAMNAGRLGEVGTLLRIVISTSVAIEIVLALTLAPRFXILGESLPEAIWHATFYSISSFNNAGFTPHSDGVVPYEADLWILTPLMIGGFIGSLGFPVLMVLLATGFRFKXWTLHAKLTIQVSLMLLVAGAILWAAMEWEXPATIGGMSVGDKITHSVFASVMTRSLGFNLVDMNAMNSSTMLLTDALMFVGGGSASTAGGIKVTTLAVMFLAIVAEARGDNDVKIYGRTIPQGTMRVAISVIMMXATFVMIACGLLLAISXEALDRVLFETISAFATVGLSTGLSGELPPSGKYVLSAMMFFGRVGTITLAAALALRQRRQLYHYPEERPIIG